The following are encoded together in the Ignavibacteriales bacterium genome:
- a CDS encoding SLBB domain-containing protein: protein MKNITLFFLLMLGIGFVSTYAQQSDVQIGGSLGQYRQNQGALFDYSDPEAVNIKVAVWGFVKYPGKYIIPSYSSLTDLLSYAGGPSDDSHLDELKLIRTLPDSTQTVIELKYDDILWTEETKSISKTPEIFAGDILVIPGEPRLYFKDYLSISLSIFSAIVSLAILIINISN from the coding sequence ATGAAAAATATTACACTTTTCTTTTTGTTGATGTTAGGCATTGGCTTCGTATCAACTTATGCTCAGCAGAGCGATGTTCAAATCGGCGGAAGTCTTGGACAATACAGACAAAATCAAGGCGCCTTGTTCGATTATTCGGACCCCGAAGCTGTTAATATAAAAGTTGCAGTTTGGGGTTTTGTAAAATACCCAGGCAAATACATTATTCCATCTTACAGCAGTTTGACAGATTTACTTTCTTATGCAGGCGGTCCGAGTGATGATTCACATCTGGATGAATTGAAATTAATCAGAACTTTGCCTGATTCGACACAAACTGTGATTGAGTTAAAATACGATGATATATTATGGACCGAGGAAACTAAAAGCATTTCCAAAACTCCTGAAATTTTTGCAGGAGATATTTTGGTAATTCCGGGCGAACCAAGACTCTATTTTAAGGATTACCTCTCGATTTCACTTTCAATCTTTTCAGCTATTGTTTCTCTTGCGATCTTAATTATTAATATTTCAAATTAG
- a CDS encoding polysaccharide biosynthesis tyrosine autokinase — protein sequence MNNMTNFIKEEESNSLKDYLNLIRNNIVPISLIVLTSLVVSIIYAIGAKDIYTSVASLKISKPQGSILESPILPEFSDYGSDRFIANEIEILKSYTTRQKVAEALMDSFTVFNSAEKFYLLLHHEFDSKEDQHLLQSTDDIISLLANVVTIEQKRGLDIVDITVESPSAFEAALIANSYSSIYKSLNLEINRNQLTLVKEFLQQQKNEKQLELNQAEELLQSFQEKGGIIALDEQASVLINQISQFEAQKNAAEIDIQSTEKVLKNLKEALVKQDPKMAEYLESLSTESLFKAMQDQLAKYQLNRDMALTDKNINSENSPVIKEYDRKIKELQEKINEKLKVIKAGIFASSPDEVKQISQKILEAEVKTQSLKASMNVLDTILKNYDTKFNQLPKTSIEFARLQRNRESLEKLYVLVEERYQEALINEQSQPGNVLMIDSARKNEHPSKPNRLLIVLVGLVLGVGIAFAYIFVRNYFDNTVKTPDDMQNRNINVLSWIPQIEGVGLNGAKELEFIVAKKPDSIPSEAFRAMRTRIQFSKIEKDSLKTILITSSAPREGKTTIAVNLAGSYAQSNKKTLLLDCDLRKPRVHSIFAAQRYPGLIDYLFEQVKLEEIIRPTGMSNLSFISAGTIPPNPAEMLDSQQMKDFLKLMKNQFDIIIVDSPPIIAVTDSEILSTITDGSILVVSADATEIDLLEKSVQLIKNSGSSFLGTVLNNFSYKSGYGSYYKYYYYYSRTHGEIKPPAKV from the coding sequence TTGAATAACATGACCAATTTTATTAAAGAAGAAGAATCAAACTCTTTAAAAGATTATCTGAATCTGATAAGAAATAATATTGTACCAATTTCATTGATCGTACTAACCAGTTTAGTTGTTTCTATTATTTATGCAATAGGCGCCAAAGATATTTACACTTCAGTTGCTTCATTAAAGATATCCAAACCCCAGGGCAGTATTCTCGAATCTCCCATCTTGCCGGAATTTAGTGATTATGGCAGCGATAGATTTATTGCAAATGAAATTGAGATTCTAAAATCCTACACTACACGACAAAAAGTAGCTGAAGCGCTGATGGACAGTTTTACTGTGTTTAATTCTGCCGAAAAATTTTATCTATTACTACATCATGAATTTGATTCAAAAGAGGATCAGCACCTTTTGCAATCAACTGACGATATTATATCTTTGCTTGCAAATGTTGTGACGATCGAACAAAAAAGGGGGTTGGATATAGTTGACATTACAGTTGAATCACCTTCTGCATTTGAAGCTGCCCTTATTGCTAATAGTTATTCTTCAATTTATAAAAGTTTGAATCTTGAAATCAATCGAAATCAATTAACTCTGGTTAAAGAATTTTTGCAGCAGCAAAAAAATGAAAAGCAATTGGAATTAAATCAAGCCGAAGAATTGCTGCAGTCATTTCAGGAGAAGGGCGGTATAATTGCGCTGGATGAACAAGCCTCTGTTCTGATAAATCAAATTTCACAATTTGAAGCACAAAAAAATGCTGCCGAAATTGACATCCAATCAACTGAAAAAGTTTTGAAAAATTTAAAAGAAGCGCTTGTAAAACAAGATCCTAAAATGGCTGAATATCTTGAGAGCCTCTCGACTGAAAGTCTATTCAAAGCAATGCAGGATCAATTGGCAAAGTATCAGCTCAATCGTGATATGGCTTTAACCGATAAAAATATTAATTCCGAGAACTCTCCGGTAATAAAAGAATATGACAGAAAAATTAAGGAGCTTCAGGAAAAGATTAATGAAAAATTGAAAGTAATTAAAGCTGGAATATTTGCCAGCAGTCCCGATGAAGTAAAGCAAATCTCTCAAAAAATTCTCGAAGCAGAAGTTAAAACTCAGTCATTAAAAGCTTCGATGAATGTTCTGGATACAATACTTAAAAACTATGACACAAAATTCAACCAGTTACCTAAAACTTCTATAGAGTTCGCAAGACTTCAAAGAAACAGAGAGTCACTGGAAAAACTTTATGTCCTTGTCGAAGAAAGATATCAGGAGGCTTTAATAAACGAACAATCTCAACCGGGCAATGTGCTTATGATTGATTCGGCAAGAAAAAACGAACACCCTTCGAAACCAAACAGACTTCTAATTGTTTTAGTTGGTTTAGTACTTGGTGTTGGAATTGCATTCGCATATATTTTTGTCAGAAATTATTTTGACAATACAGTTAAGACCCCGGATGATATGCAGAATAGAAACATCAATGTTCTTTCCTGGATACCACAGATTGAAGGAGTTGGATTAAATGGAGCGAAAGAGCTGGAATTTATTGTAGCTAAAAAACCGGACTCAATTCCGAGTGAAGCATTTAGAGCGATGCGTACCAGAATTCAATTCTCAAAAATTGAAAAAGATTCTTTAAAAACTATTCTAATTACATCCTCTGCTCCCCGTGAAGGTAAGACAACGATTGCTGTAAATCTTGCAGGAAGCTATGCACAGTCAAACAAGAAAACATTATTATTAGATTGTGATTTGCGTAAGCCGAGAGTCCATTCAATATTTGCGGCTCAGAGATATCCGGGCTTAATTGATTATCTTTTTGAACAGGTGAAGTTAGAAGAAATAATTCGACCAACTGGAATGAGTAATCTTAGTTTTATTTCAGCCGGCACCATACCTCCGAATCCTGCCGAAATGCTTGATTCACAACAGATGAAAGACTTCTTGAAATTGATGAAAAATCAATTTGATATTATTATTGTTGATAGTCCTCCAATTATTGCTGTAACTGATTCGGAAATTCTTTCGACTATTACTGACGGCTCAATCTTAGTTGTATCTGCAGATGCTACTGAAATAGATTTATTGGAAAAATCTGTTCAGCTTATTAAGAATAGCGGGTCTTCGTTCTTAGGAACTGTACTTAATAATTTTAGTTATAAAAGTGGATACGGATCTTACTACAAATATTATTATTATTACTCCCGAACACATGGAGAAATTAAACCTCCTGCAAAAGTGTAA
- a CDS encoding polysaccharide biosynthesis/export family protein, which translates to MKNYFIKLFLLYLFISLGKVYCQKIPDYNERNIFSRIDSTYASSFINSNYNSEATEGITDPDGYMVGAGDVLLISISGVAELNLSQAIDKEGNFYVPNVGGVSLQNLSLSEAKLKIIAAIEKYYKNVDIFISLAGFRKIKVTLIGDVVKPLTQVVPSNSRLSDIILNSQGLNPTADLRNIIIRSNDLVEKKCDFLSFLRFGDKTYNPYLR; encoded by the coding sequence TTGAAAAACTATTTCATAAAATTATTTTTATTATATCTTTTTATAAGTCTCGGAAAAGTTTATTGCCAAAAAATTCCAGATTATAATGAGAGAAATATATTCTCCAGAATAGATTCCACTTATGCTTCCTCATTTATTAATAGTAATTATAATTCAGAAGCTACAGAAGGAATAACCGACCCTGATGGATATATGGTTGGTGCAGGGGATGTGCTTCTGATTTCAATCTCAGGAGTTGCAGAATTGAATTTGTCGCAAGCAATTGATAAAGAAGGGAATTTTTACGTCCCCAATGTGGGAGGGGTTAGCCTTCAAAATCTAAGTTTGTCTGAAGCAAAATTAAAAATAATTGCAGCTATCGAAAAGTATTACAAAAACGTTGATATTTTTATCTCGCTCGCTGGTTTCAGAAAAATAAAAGTGACTTTGATCGGTGATGTTGTAAAACCATTGACTCAAGTCGTTCCATCAAATTCAAGACTAAGTGATATTATATTAAATTCTCAGGGTTTAAATCCAACAGCAGATTTGCGAAATATTATTATTCGCTCAAACGATTTGGTTGAAAAAAAATGTGACTTCCTATCATTCTTAAGATTTGGTGATAAAACTTATAATCCATATTTACGCTAG
- a CDS encoding SLBB domain-containing protein produces the protein MINLAGGFLSEAKKDTIELIRFTEDGKSQSSSYYSYDEIMSGNIPLKNKDHLIVRKIPEYLIDKYVHIMGYVKYPGWYKIIEDQTTLTEIIQEAGGFLKDASLTEAKLIRVEDKSLPDPEFERLKLMLVADMTEDEYDYFKSRSRQRGGDVVLDFEKLFVKKDLRENIFLKRNDEITIPISKNYVILLGQVVNPGNVVYSPNFSVQDYINAAGGFAWRALENRVRVVKVKTGEWIDADDIDQLDPGDTIWIPEDPPGPKFWDVFTTSLQVLGQIAAVIAATVAVIIATR, from the coding sequence TTGATAAATCTTGCAGGTGGATTTTTAAGTGAAGCAAAAAAAGATACGATTGAATTAATACGGTTTACTGAGGATGGGAAAAGCCAGAGTAGTAGTTACTACTCGTATGATGAAATTATGAGTGGTAATATCCCACTAAAAAACAAAGATCATTTAATTGTTAGAAAAATTCCCGAATATTTGATTGATAAATATGTTCATATTATGGGTTACGTAAAGTATCCGGGTTGGTATAAAATTATAGAAGATCAAACAACTCTGACAGAAATCATTCAGGAGGCAGGTGGCTTTTTAAAAGACGCCTCCTTAACCGAAGCTAAACTCATTCGAGTCGAAGATAAGTCCCTCCCCGATCCTGAATTTGAACGATTAAAATTAATGTTAGTTGCAGATATGACTGAAGACGAATACGATTATTTTAAGTCCAGATCAAGACAGCGGGGGGGTGACGTTGTCTTAGATTTTGAAAAGTTGTTTGTAAAGAAAGACTTGAGGGAAAATATTTTTCTTAAAAGAAATGATGAGATAACAATTCCCATTTCCAAAAATTATGTGATACTCCTTGGACAGGTTGTAAATCCGGGCAATGTTGTTTATAGTCCAAATTTTTCTGTCCAGGATTATATCAATGCTGCTGGAGGATTTGCCTGGCGCGCGCTTGAAAATCGGGTTAGAGTAGTTAAAGTTAAAACCGGCGAATGGATAGATGCCGATGATATTGATCAATTAGACCCCGGCGATACAATCTGGATTCCGGAAGATCCACCCGGTCCAAAATTCTGGGATGTATTTACAACTTCGTTACAAGTGTTGGGACAAATAGCCGCTGTTATAGCCGCTACTGTCGCAGTTATTATAGCTACGAGATAA